A genomic segment from Hyalangium minutum encodes:
- a CDS encoding site-2 protease family protein: METVTVRPASRLWLHLLLFALTVVTTYFSAMGQLSAGEGDLGWWNSGSLAFSLALMAILGSHEMGHYVLARIHKVDTSLPYFIPMPIVGAGTLGAVIRIRGRIPHRNALVDIGAAGPLAGLAVALPLLFWGLGHSQVVDSPSLASTSFPGEGSLWVLLQKLFAWAMETLTHAAPAAELEPVKQAHIIFGDSLLMQGLTWLAVGPLPEGKDVLVHPVVIAGWFGLLVTLLNLMPIGQLDGGHLTFALFGPRAQWVGKAFALVLLFVVVFISAFWAVWLLVASKLVGFGHPEVVEPQAPLSRGRKWICALCFVALIGCAMPVPLRQVFS, from the coding sequence ATGGAGACTGTCACGGTCCGTCCCGCCTCGCGGCTCTGGCTGCACCTGCTGCTCTTCGCGCTGACGGTGGTCACCACCTACTTCAGCGCGATGGGCCAACTGTCCGCAGGCGAGGGAGACCTGGGGTGGTGGAACTCGGGCTCGCTGGCGTTCAGTCTGGCGCTGATGGCCATTCTGGGCTCGCACGAGATGGGCCACTACGTGCTGGCGCGGATCCATAAGGTGGACACGAGCCTGCCCTACTTCATCCCCATGCCCATCGTGGGCGCGGGGACGCTGGGGGCGGTGATTCGGATCCGCGGGCGGATTCCCCACCGCAACGCGCTGGTGGACATCGGGGCGGCGGGGCCTCTGGCGGGGCTGGCCGTCGCGCTGCCGCTGCTCTTCTGGGGGCTGGGCCACTCACAGGTGGTGGACTCGCCGTCCCTGGCGAGCACCTCCTTTCCGGGCGAGGGCTCCTTGTGGGTGCTGCTCCAGAAGCTCTTCGCGTGGGCCATGGAGACGCTCACGCACGCGGCGCCCGCGGCGGAGCTGGAGCCCGTCAAGCAGGCGCACATCATCTTTGGCGACAGCCTGTTGATGCAGGGGCTGACGTGGCTGGCGGTGGGCCCGCTGCCGGAGGGCAAGGACGTGCTGGTGCACCCGGTGGTGATCGCCGGGTGGTTCGGGCTGCTCGTCACCCTGCTCAACCTGATGCCCATCGGTCAGCTGGACGGGGGCCACCTGACGTTCGCGCTGTTCGGGCCGCGCGCGCAGTGGGTGGGCAAGGCCTTCGCGCTGGTGCTGCTCTTCGTGGTGGTGTTCATCTCCGCCTTCTGGGCGGTGTGGCTGCTGGTGGCGAGCAAGCTGGTGGGCTTTGGGCACCCCGAGGTGGTGGAGCCGCAGGCGCCCCTGAGCCGGGGACGCAAGTGGATCTGCGCTCTGTGCTTCGTGGCGCTGATCGGCTGTGCCATGCCCGTTCCTCTGCGGCAGGTGTTCTCATGA